A region of Reichenbachiella carrageenanivorans DNA encodes the following proteins:
- a CDS encoding rhomboid family intramembrane serine protease has translation MAETNRTTHRKKHTGEQLIPYQWFWTNVYGERMEFGEWVKSRPFTLLYLVVVWSIIAALGFASTRNCDETWQLAFACDRAIWMIKMVTEPLNYVISWFTAPFFHNGLDHILFVTIFGFMMPVQSFEVQHGTKATAIIFFVSYIFVGVFFGTMFNIGIAYWPDISFFQFGFERNWMGGSVGFYALIGALAYMSRKPWVLLGLIACFETINLAVIGIDVHISFIHVMSATSGFITCMLLNKKDLLKAN, from the coding sequence ATGGCAGAGACTAACAGGACAACCCACAGAAAAAAACATACTGGCGAGCAATTGATCCCTTATCAGTGGTTTTGGACTAATGTGTATGGAGAACGCATGGAATTTGGGGAATGGGTGAAGTCCAGACCATTTACGCTGCTGTATTTGGTTGTGGTTTGGTCTATTATTGCTGCTTTGGGTTTTGCGTCTACGCGCAATTGTGACGAAACCTGGCAGCTGGCCTTTGCCTGCGATCGAGCCATATGGATGATCAAGATGGTCACTGAGCCACTCAATTATGTCATCAGTTGGTTTACCGCTCCGTTTTTTCATAACGGGCTGGATCACATTCTGTTCGTGACCATATTCGGATTTATGATGCCCGTACAGTCATTCGAAGTGCAGCACGGAACCAAGGCTACTGCCATTATCTTTTTCGTGTCCTATATTTTTGTGGGTGTCTTTTTTGGTACCATGTTCAATATTGGCATCGCTTATTGGCCAGATATTTCCTTTTTCCAGTTTGGCTTTGAACGTAACTGGATGGGTGGATCTGTTGGGTTTTATGCTTTGATTGGAGCATTGGCATATATGAGTAGAAAGCCGTGGGTACTGCTCGGATTGATTGCTTGTTTCGAAACTATCAATCTTGCAGTAATCGGCATTGATGTCCACATTTCTTTCATTCACGTGATGTCGGCCACAAGTGGATTTATTACTTGTATGTTGCTGAACAAAAAAGACTTGCTGAAAGCGAATTAA
- a CDS encoding BamA/TamA family outer membrane protein, whose translation MYRVFGKHVASFFLAIGVASITWAQPIAYTVVYEGVDQSYVPKWSRMDSSEIRLANKAMIEELRRDGYWLASIDSSLLAVDTIRLWVYQGRAFEAVAITIMDDQEVMGGLSRFPKIKVNQEVISPDQVVSEAHEVLKYLEANGYPFATLELEGPAKVENGFLEVELRLDLGTQITYDSLAVNPQGLVKPVFLSKYLGLDYGKNYDEEDLARVEDKIQHLPFLSLERMSTSFQLKKARVALELMPRKVNYFDGILGVVPEADGEGLEVTGELDLSINNLFQSGKKVEVNWKKLEPGSQQLHASYLHPILLGSPLDFYFSLDQIRQDTVYSNRSLQLAFDYRPSKRVSMRMSYESLLGNELDDQTGASGDFNIDYYGLAVTWYKLDRWLQPKDGFKTQWITNVGRKSVSTIGSSIPESTQYRLQVILEAYKRISPRSVLYLSSQNGVIFNDYLYLNDLYRLGGLKTIRGFNELEFFASKYALVNLEWRYYLDAASYLVTFYDQAFLSYDIIYGSYSDRPAGLGAGMQFATERGNFKILYGLGKRDGESFSFATSKIHFGYTAIF comes from the coding sequence ATGTATAGAGTATTTGGAAAACATGTGGCTTCTTTTTTTCTGGCGATAGGGGTAGCAAGTATTACTTGGGCACAACCTATTGCTTACACGGTGGTATATGAAGGAGTGGATCAGTCCTATGTGCCTAAGTGGTCGAGGATGGATAGCTCTGAAATCAGATTGGCCAATAAGGCAATGATAGAAGAGCTTAGAAGAGATGGCTATTGGCTGGCTAGTATAGATTCTAGCTTATTGGCAGTAGATACGATACGTTTATGGGTGTATCAAGGCCGTGCCTTCGAGGCTGTAGCTATCACCATTATGGATGATCAGGAAGTAATGGGCGGCTTGTCACGCTTTCCGAAAATAAAAGTGAATCAGGAAGTGATTTCACCTGATCAGGTTGTCTCCGAAGCGCATGAGGTTTTAAAGTATTTAGAAGCCAACGGATATCCATTTGCCACCTTGGAACTAGAAGGACCTGCTAAAGTAGAAAATGGCTTTTTGGAAGTAGAGCTCAGGCTTGATCTGGGTACGCAAATCACCTATGATAGTTTGGCTGTGAATCCACAGGGTCTGGTGAAACCAGTATTTCTAAGTAAATATTTGGGTCTTGATTATGGCAAAAATTATGATGAAGAAGATTTGGCTAGAGTTGAAGATAAAATCCAACACCTTCCATTTTTGTCTTTGGAGAGAATGAGTACTTCTTTTCAATTAAAAAAAGCACGCGTAGCTTTAGAACTGATGCCGCGTAAAGTCAATTATTTTGATGGAATATTAGGGGTGGTGCCTGAGGCAGATGGAGAAGGCCTAGAGGTTACGGGTGAGTTGGATTTGAGTATCAACAATTTGTTTCAGTCTGGCAAAAAAGTGGAAGTCAACTGGAAAAAATTGGAGCCAGGTTCGCAGCAGTTGCATGCGAGTTACCTGCATCCAATATTGTTAGGCTCGCCGTTGGACTTTTATTTTTCTCTAGATCAGATTCGACAAGACACGGTGTACTCGAATCGGTCACTACAGTTGGCATTCGACTACCGCCCGTCGAAGCGAGTAAGTATGCGAATGAGTTATGAAAGTCTATTAGGAAACGAATTGGATGATCAAACAGGGGCTAGTGGTGATTTTAATATTGATTATTATGGACTGGCAGTCACTTGGTATAAGCTCGATCGATGGCTTCAACCCAAAGATGGTTTCAAAACACAATGGATCACTAATGTTGGGAGAAAGTCTGTGAGCACTATAGGTTCGTCTATACCCGAGTCTACCCAATATCGCTTGCAGGTGATATTAGAAGCGTATAAGCGGATTTCTCCAAGGTCAGTGTTGTACCTGTCATCTCAAAATGGAGTGATATTTAACGATTATCTGTATCTCAATGATTTGTATAGGCTGGGTGGGCTAAAAACGATAAGAGGTTTTAATGAATTAGAATTTTTTGCTTCTAAGTATGCACTGGTAAATTTGGAGTGGCGATATTATCTGGATGCGGCTTCTTACTTAGTAACGTTTTATGATCAGGCTTTTTTGTCTTATGACATTATTTACGGCAGCTATTCTGATCGTCCAGCAGGGTTGGGAGCAGGTATGCAATTCGCCACTGAACGTGGAAATTTCAAAATACTCTATGGTTTGGGCAAGCGGGATGGAGAGTCGTTTTCGTTTGCCACATCTAAAATACATTTTGGTTATACAGCCATTTTTTGA
- a CDS encoding LytR/AlgR family response regulator transcription factor, with product MKAIIIDDERLARKELTSLLVEFPEIEIVDEAVNVDDAIEKIEKYEPDLIFLDIQMPDKTGFELLEMLEKTPLVVFTTAYDQFAIKAFEFNALDYLLKPIDANRLSDVVRKVLSQTVKPVAVAVETSEKLKSTDQVFVKDGEKCWFVKLENIRLFESDGNYIKVFFDGFRPMIHKSLNALDEKLDDKSFFRASRKHIINLGWVESIEPWFNGGLMVQLKGGEKVEVSRRQASKFKERMSL from the coding sequence ATGAAGGCAATTATAATAGACGACGAAAGACTGGCAAGAAAGGAATTGACCTCACTGCTGGTTGAGTTTCCAGAGATAGAGATCGTGGATGAGGCGGTCAATGTGGACGATGCGATTGAGAAAATAGAGAAATACGAACCTGATCTGATTTTTCTTGATATTCAGATGCCTGACAAGACGGGATTCGAATTGCTGGAAATGCTAGAAAAAACACCTTTGGTCGTATTTACTACAGCCTATGATCAATTTGCGATCAAAGCTTTTGAGTTCAATGCCTTGGATTATTTGCTTAAGCCAATAGATGCTAACCGACTGTCAGATGTAGTAAGGAAAGTGCTAAGTCAGACTGTTAAACCTGTGGCTGTCGCTGTAGAAACTTCCGAAAAACTCAAATCTACGGATCAGGTTTTTGTAAAGGATGGGGAAAAATGTTGGTTTGTGAAGTTGGAAAATATTCGTTTGTTCGAATCTGATGGCAACTATATCAAAGTGTTTTTTGATGGCTTTAGACCCATGATTCACAAGTCTCTCAATGCACTGGATGAAAAACTGGACGACAAATCCTTTTTTCGAGCCAGTAGGAAGCATATCATCAATTTGGGTTGGGTAGAGTCGATTGAACCATGGTTCAATGGTGGCCTTATGGTACAGCTCAAGGGAGGAGAAAAAGTAGAGGTAAGCAGAAGACAGGCGTCGAAATTTAAGGAACGAATGAGTCTCTAG
- a CDS encoding NAD(P)/FAD-dependent oxidoreductase, with product MVGESGEIKIPQSELPRLVVVGGGFGGLRFLKKLDTSQFQVVLLDRYNYHTFQPLLYQVATAGLEPDSIAGPLRKSFQNRKNFYFRMATVSKIDGENQIVETNIGSVKYDRLVLACGSLTNFFGNDDFEKKSFPLKQVPHALNLRSQILQNFEKAVLKTDENEMQRLMNYVIVGGGPTGVEVAGALGELKKHVLPKDFPELNLNKMQIYLIEGQERLLGAMSEYSSRKAFDYLKKFDVNIYVGKVVKAFDGETVTLNDGMQIPSETLVWGAGVKGNAIEGLTHDITPDKRFKVDEYSRVVGFDNIYAIGDVASMMDEDHPRGHPMLAPVAIQQGQLLANNLNGLSKGKPWKAFKYLDKGTMATVGRNKAVTELMGKFKYGGFMAWLTWMFVHLILIVEFRSKIVIFGNWLWNYFTYDRGTRLIIRPFVKAKARKKAKPEPLVEV from the coding sequence ATGGTAGGCGAAAGTGGGGAGATCAAAATTCCTCAATCAGAATTACCCAGATTAGTAGTAGTAGGTGGAGGCTTTGGAGGCCTCAGATTTCTTAAAAAACTAGACACCTCACAATTTCAAGTAGTATTGCTCGATAGGTATAACTATCACACGTTTCAGCCCCTCCTGTATCAGGTAGCCACGGCTGGATTAGAGCCGGACTCAATAGCTGGGCCGCTCAGGAAGAGTTTTCAAAACAGGAAGAATTTTTACTTTAGGATGGCCACGGTCAGTAAGATAGACGGTGAAAATCAGATAGTAGAAACCAATATCGGGAGTGTGAAATATGACCGACTGGTATTGGCCTGTGGGTCGTTGACCAATTTTTTTGGTAATGACGATTTCGAGAAGAAAAGTTTTCCTCTTAAGCAAGTACCGCATGCCCTCAACTTGCGTAGCCAAATCTTACAAAATTTCGAAAAGGCGGTACTCAAGACCGACGAAAATGAGATGCAGCGCCTGATGAACTATGTGATTGTAGGCGGAGGGCCTACTGGCGTGGAAGTAGCTGGTGCGCTGGGCGAATTGAAAAAACATGTGTTGCCGAAAGATTTCCCAGAGCTCAATCTCAACAAGATGCAGATTTATCTGATCGAAGGGCAGGAGCGATTGCTCGGTGCGATGTCGGAATATTCCAGCAGGAAGGCATTTGACTATCTCAAAAAATTTGACGTCAATATCTATGTAGGCAAAGTAGTAAAAGCCTTTGATGGGGAGACGGTCACACTCAACGACGGTATGCAGATTCCTAGCGAAACGCTGGTATGGGGCGCAGGAGTGAAAGGTAATGCGATCGAAGGACTGACGCATGACATCACTCCCGACAAGCGATTTAAAGTAGATGAGTATAGTCGTGTGGTGGGCTTCGATAATATTTATGCCATTGGAGATGTGGCCAGTATGATGGATGAAGATCATCCGAGAGGCCATCCCATGCTAGCCCCTGTGGCGATACAGCAGGGACAGCTTTTAGCCAACAATCTAAATGGCTTGTCTAAAGGCAAACCTTGGAAAGCGTTTAAGTATTTGGACAAAGGAACCATGGCTACTGTAGGTAGAAACAAGGCAGTGACCGAACTGATGGGTAAATTCAAGTACGGAGGTTTTATGGCGTGGCTTACTTGGATGTTTGTGCATTTGATCCTTATCGTAGAGTTTCGTAGCAAGATCGTGATCTTTGGCAATTGGCTTTGGAATTATTTTACATACGATCGTGGTACACGCCTGATCATTAGACCATTCGTAAAAGCCAAGGCGAGGAAAAAAGCAAAACCAGAACCATTAGTAGAGGTATAA
- a CDS encoding sensor histidine kinase: MQITKQRAYWLCQIIGWSFWGLLNFSVLLLQSRKVTSTDFFGAVFQVVFYIGSTHFLRVQIKKKEWFAFSSIQLIPRILISNLVLGLVNYVLLLLVSYLMGTLIMSVELKPINMLLSILGPTSMYFLWSLVYFTYHYFEEYNKSLQYQAVIRDTELNNLRAQLNPHFIFNALNSIRALVDEDPKKSKSAITQLSNILRNSLQVDKEKLVLLQDEMATVEDYLSLESIRYEERLRVELNISERTYKIKIPPMMIQTLVENGIKHGISKLKSGGTINVMSRIEGDFLVVQIRNSGVYLENKPTKKSGYGLVNTQKRIELIYGDMARFSIKNETENTVLTELVLPKGY, from the coding sequence ATGCAGATCACAAAGCAGCGTGCCTATTGGTTGTGCCAAATTATTGGATGGTCCTTTTGGGGCTTGCTCAATTTTAGTGTGCTTTTGCTACAAAGCCGCAAGGTCACTTCCACGGATTTTTTTGGTGCAGTATTTCAGGTCGTATTTTATATTGGTTCGACTCACTTCCTGCGTGTTCAGATCAAGAAAAAGGAGTGGTTTGCTTTTTCTTCAATTCAATTGATTCCTCGTATTTTGATTTCCAACCTTGTTTTAGGGTTGGTCAACTATGTGTTGCTACTTTTGGTATCTTATCTGATGGGCACGCTCATTATGTCGGTGGAGCTAAAGCCTATCAATATGTTGTTGAGTATTTTGGGGCCTACCTCCATGTATTTCTTGTGGTCGCTAGTGTATTTCACGTATCATTATTTTGAGGAGTACAATAAGTCTTTGCAGTATCAGGCTGTAATTAGGGACACCGAACTGAATAATCTGCGTGCTCAACTCAATCCACATTTTATATTCAATGCCTTGAATAGCATTCGGGCCTTGGTAGATGAAGACCCTAAAAAATCTAAATCGGCGATTACTCAATTATCTAATATTCTAAGAAATTCACTTCAAGTGGATAAAGAAAAGCTCGTTTTGCTCCAAGACGAAATGGCCACCGTAGAAGATTACCTCAGTCTTGAATCGATCAGATATGAAGAACGTTTACGGGTAGAACTAAATATCAGTGAACGGACATATAAGATAAAAATCCCACCCATGATGATTCAAACCTTGGTCGAAAACGGAATAAAGCATGGTATTTCAAAATTGAAGTCTGGAGGCACCATCAACGTGATGAGTAGAATAGAAGGAGATTTTCTAGTTGTTCAAATTAGAAATTCGGGTGTATATTTAGAAAATAAACCAACCAAAAAGAGTGGGTATGGGCTGGTCAATACCCAGAAGAGAATAGAACTGATCTATGGAGACATGGCTCGGTTTTCAATCAAAAACGAAACTGAAAATACCGTATTGACTGAACTCGTTTTACCCAAAGGATATTAG
- the hemW gene encoding radical SAM family heme chaperone HemW, which yields MAGIYIHIPYCKQACHYCDFHFSTNLNTKSDLIEAILKEIEIQKNYLGAETVETIYFGGGTPSMLSSAELVSTLAGIRQNFNISESAEITLEANPDDLSQAKLTALKKAGINRLSIGIQSFDNDLLTYFNRAHDAHMATKCVQQAQALGFKNLSIDLIFGAPSQSTAGLKKDLEQALLLKTPHISIYGLTIEKDTVFGKWEKQNKLKPMDEDIAAEHLELIMTTLSAAGYVQYEISNFCLPGFESKHNSSYWHGKKYLGLGPAAHSYNGEERQFNLAHNSKYIRQIQAGKLPTSIEKLTPEDQINEYLLTKLRLIEGVNHQLLLSTTGFDLLRERASEIDQFVEMKMLETNGDFVRLTTHGKLLADFITEKLII from the coding sequence TTGGCTGGTATCTACATCCATATTCCCTACTGCAAACAAGCCTGCCATTACTGTGATTTTCATTTTTCCACCAATCTAAACACCAAATCAGATTTAATCGAGGCTATCCTCAAGGAAATTGAAATACAGAAAAATTATCTCGGAGCAGAAACTGTAGAAACCATTTACTTCGGTGGCGGCACGCCATCCATGCTAAGCAGTGCAGAACTAGTCTCTACTTTGGCAGGCATTCGCCAAAATTTCAACATTAGCGAAAGCGCAGAGATCACACTAGAAGCCAACCCTGACGACCTCAGTCAAGCCAAACTGACGGCTCTCAAAAAAGCAGGCATCAACAGGTTAAGCATCGGCATTCAATCATTCGACAACGATTTACTTACTTACTTCAATCGCGCCCATGATGCCCACATGGCCACGAAGTGCGTACAGCAAGCCCAAGCTTTAGGGTTTAAAAACCTTTCGATCGACCTCATATTTGGAGCTCCCAGCCAATCAACAGCTGGCCTTAAAAAAGACCTTGAGCAAGCACTTCTATTAAAAACACCTCACATATCTATATATGGCCTAACCATAGAAAAAGACACCGTCTTTGGCAAATGGGAAAAACAGAATAAGCTCAAGCCCATGGATGAGGATATCGCTGCGGAGCATTTAGAGCTCATCATGACTACGCTTTCGGCTGCTGGATATGTGCAGTATGAGATCTCTAATTTCTGCTTGCCAGGTTTCGAATCCAAACACAACTCTTCCTATTGGCATGGTAAAAAGTATCTAGGATTGGGGCCCGCCGCACATTCATACAATGGCGAAGAGCGACAATTCAACCTAGCACACAACAGCAAGTACATTCGACAAATCCAAGCAGGAAAACTACCTACCTCAATAGAGAAATTAACCCCCGAAGACCAAATCAATGAGTATCTCCTCACCAAACTCAGGCTGATAGAGGGAGTGAACCATCAACTACTCCTATCAACTACTGGGTTTGACCTTTTGAGAGAGAGGGCTTCCGAAATAGATCAGTTCGTAGAGATGAAAATGTTAGAAACCAACGGAGATTTTGTTCGCTTGACTACTCATGGTAAATTACTTGCCGATTTCATTACTGAAAAACTGATAATCTGA